The following coding sequences lie in one Komagataeibacter sucrofermentans DSM 15973 genomic window:
- a CDS encoding conjugal transfer protein TraD, producing MSDAVLAYVVEYGTDQQDKRQKMRKPRDIDAELKALQEKAKQLKAQRTIQLGELVEATGADTLSIEALAGVLLAAVEQADGKPEAVARWTERGAAFFQAGTKKGGRKGTGNDQNGASGA from the coding sequence ATGAGTGACGCGGTTCTCGCCTATGTGGTAGAGTATGGCACAGATCAGCAGGACAAGAGGCAGAAAATGCGTAAGCCACGGGACATTGATGCGGAACTGAAGGCGCTTCAGGAAAAGGCGAAGCAGCTTAAGGCGCAACGAACAATCCAGCTCGGCGAACTGGTCGAGGCGACGGGAGCCGATACCCTGTCGATTGAGGCGCTGGCCGGGGTACTGCTTGCGGCTGTCGAACAGGCGGACGGCAAACCCGAAGCCGTCGCGAGGTGGACCGAACGGGGAGCGGCGTTCTTTCAGGCTGGCACAAAAAAAGGCGGCCGGAAAGGAACCGGAAACGATCAGAATGGAGCTTCTGGCGCTTGA